Proteins from a single region of Streptomyces spectabilis:
- a CDS encoding DNA cytosine methyltransferase, protein MSGLRFVDVCSGGGGLALGLEQAGFQPVLLLDEKQVACETLRTNRPAWNVLQTDLQDFNPVDHQQTYDVDLLSAGLPRVKSSATAKRVETGAELRLLEATVYLAHAVQPRALLIENVPGLVDSEAFDEVRSFIQGELEHLGYGFSWFILNAQDFGVPQDRKQGVLVALKKQYFGRFQPPTSTVTRYTTAGEALHPSMSARGWTGTDDWAKQADQVAPTLVGGSDKRGGADLGLTGSKRAWARMGINGGALADEVPGPDGEQESDNSGSSLKKLTVDQAAVLQAFPTDWIFAGKKTARYRQIGHASPPPVGKALGTSIADALQG, encoded by the coding sequence GTGAGCGGCTTGAGATTCGTGGATGTCTGCTCCGGCGGCGGAGGGCTGGCCCTCGGGCTGGAACAGGCCGGCTTCCAACCGGTCCTGCTCCTGGACGAGAAGCAGGTCGCCTGTGAAACGCTGCGGACGAACAGGCCCGCGTGGAACGTCCTCCAGACGGATCTCCAGGACTTCAATCCGGTCGACCACCAGCAAACGTACGACGTCGACCTGCTCTCCGCCGGCCTCCCTCGGGTGAAGTCCTCAGCGACCGCGAAGCGCGTCGAGACCGGCGCCGAGCTGCGCCTCCTCGAGGCCACCGTCTACCTGGCCCACGCCGTACAACCCCGAGCTCTCCTGATCGAGAACGTCCCGGGTCTCGTGGACAGTGAGGCGTTCGACGAGGTGCGCTCCTTCATTCAGGGGGAGCTCGAGCACCTCGGCTACGGCTTCAGCTGGTTCATCCTCAACGCACAGGATTTCGGTGTTCCGCAGGACCGCAAGCAGGGCGTGCTCGTCGCCCTGAAGAAGCAGTACTTCGGCAGGTTCCAGCCGCCCACGTCGACGGTGACGCGTTACACGACGGCGGGAGAGGCACTTCACCCCTCGATGTCGGCGCGAGGCTGGACGGGCACCGACGACTGGGCGAAACAAGCGGACCAGGTGGCTCCGACCCTGGTCGGCGGCTCGGACAAGCGAGGAGGCGCCGATCTCGGGCTGACCGGCTCCAAAAGGGCGTGGGCCCGCATGGGAATCAACGGCGGCGCGCTGGCCGACGAGGTACCCGGACCGGACGGCGAACAGGAATCGGACAATTCCGGCTCTTCTCTGAAGAAGCTCACGGTGGACCAAGCAGCCGTCCTCCAGGCCTTTCCCACTGACTGGATCTTCGCCGGAAAGAAGACGGCCCGCTATCGCCAGATCGGGCACGCCTCTCCACCACCTGTCGGCAAGGCCTTGGGGACATCGATCGCCGATGCCCTGCAGGGCTGA
- a CDS encoding very short patch repair endonuclease, producing the protein MSRQASRDTAPEMAVRRLLHADGHRYRLNVRVPGMPRRTIDIAFTRAKVAVFLDGCFWHGCPEHATQPKANAEWWRHKLDRNIARDTETNERLTDEGWIVLRFWEHEAPDRVAERVAAAVARQRRVRRPQSEGEQ; encoded by the coding sequence ATGAGTCGCCAGGCGAGCCGAGACACCGCTCCCGAGATGGCCGTGCGACGGCTGTTGCACGCGGACGGGCATCGATACCGACTCAACGTCCGTGTCCCGGGAATGCCCCGACGGACGATCGACATCGCGTTCACCCGCGCCAAAGTGGCGGTCTTCCTCGACGGCTGCTTCTGGCACGGCTGCCCGGAGCACGCGACGCAGCCCAAGGCGAACGCGGAGTGGTGGCGCCACAAGCTCGACCGCAACATCGCCCGCGACACGGAGACGAACGAACGTTTGACCGATGAGGGATGGATCGTTCTACGGTTCTGGGAACATGAAGCACCCGATCGTGTGGCCGAGCGCGTGGCGGCCGCCGTCGCACGACAACGCCGGGTGCGTCGACCGCAGAGCGAGGGAGAGCAGTGA
- a CDS encoding SEC-C domain-containing protein, translating into MRPDTPADHVDHIAEAERLVRTAGLYPEDAEHLLLQAAAHLELADARERATTLYDQLLSPSAPHPPENPTLIRALKAANLWEYGHEAEARAIIDGVRGQRPTDPAPWVIVAESLESHDELDQAQDTFSQALTLLLPAPDLEPPYSTHPLLYGRHRVRRLLGAPHDNWDERADRVHRARAAASGRTPVPLDELHDPKRIWTLGSENPEEIRAEITRLQAELGTYREALSRPFPVAVLHWPATELTELLTAYPGLSAEYPSHEAHLATIESSLRELSASGTPNLGIVTGTVPSYEAFAASENTPPSDPTLLPQYATTLAARGRAEEWPPRPAENCWCGSGDSYGDCHGAGS; encoded by the coding sequence ATGCGCCCCGACACGCCTGCCGACCACGTCGACCACATCGCCGAAGCGGAGCGCCTGGTGCGCACCGCGGGCCTCTACCCCGAGGACGCCGAACACCTCCTCCTCCAGGCCGCGGCCCACCTGGAGCTGGCCGACGCCCGAGAGCGCGCGACGACGCTCTACGACCAGCTGCTGTCCCCGTCGGCACCGCACCCGCCGGAGAACCCCACGCTGATCCGCGCGCTCAAGGCCGCGAACCTCTGGGAGTACGGCCACGAGGCGGAGGCACGGGCGATCATCGACGGCGTACGCGGCCAGCGGCCGACGGACCCGGCCCCCTGGGTGATCGTGGCGGAGTCCCTGGAGTCCCACGACGAGCTGGACCAGGCGCAGGACACGTTCTCGCAGGCGCTGACCCTCCTCCTCCCCGCGCCCGACCTCGAACCCCCCTACTCCACCCACCCGTTGCTCTACGGCCGCCACCGCGTACGGCGGCTGCTCGGCGCCCCGCACGACAACTGGGACGAGCGCGCGGACCGCGTCCACCGGGCCCGCGCGGCGGCGTCGGGCCGCACGCCGGTGCCCCTGGACGAGCTCCACGACCCGAAGCGGATCTGGACCCTCGGCTCGGAGAACCCGGAGGAGATCCGCGCCGAGATCACCCGCCTCCAGGCGGAACTCGGCACGTACCGGGAGGCCCTGTCCCGCCCCTTCCCGGTAGCGGTCCTGCACTGGCCCGCCACGGAACTCACCGAACTCCTGACGGCGTATCCCGGCCTCTCCGCCGAATACCCCTCCCACGAGGCCCACTTGGCGACGATAGAGTCCTCCCTCCGCGAACTCTCCGCCTCCGGCACCCCCAACCTCGGCATCGTCACCGGCACAGTCCCCTCCTACGAAGCCTTCGCCGCCTCCGAGAACACACCCCCTTCGGACCCGACCCTCCTCCCCCAGTACGCGACAACACTGGCGGCCAGGGGACGGGCGGAGGAGTGGCCGCCGAGGCCTGCGGAGAATTGCTGGTGCGGGTCGGGCGATTCCTATGGCGACTGCCACGGCGCCGGAAGCTGA
- a CDS encoding helix-turn-helix transcriptional regulator — protein MAGRTQTELATSVGVTRAAVSAWITGRARPRDETIRKIAEALGTDLGTVRNRTTDTLVGRPVAWYHRPAPLDGGREFGNPAAFAFEADVSALAREATQNSLDERIVDGGRPVRVRYTLDELTGETLARFRRAIRWEELVPHYEAAASQDQKVGQAISAGLRDMNTRDRLVLLRVDDYNAHGLTGDDYEDGRFAAVMRRQLDSHKSGRHAGGSYGLGKATLWAASRLGLVLVNSTLHEPHEGRTEGRLIGRLDLPWREVDGKAWAGPAWFGRPDPHVEGADVARSWWADEGIVEQLRLTREGDEPGTSFLIVGAHDVASLIDATSSEGDGVADDDSVHRMHGRLVQALERNFWAAMTSGAGRRPLLEASVRTLRNGAEVIAEERVDPRASQPSRTRALQAFLDGTTVERLTEKGAGQVVMTTVPLSVPGREERRSGGEHRAVLLVTEAEDDDGVLNTLTTMRGNRMTVRMKPVPNLPIGTDPFQAVLLAGHAAGDGAPFADEAETFLRASEPPEHDKWGQTDELRTRYSPSAYRRIGSLVQETHKAVRELVAAPKEKRRTSAERIRKRLAVGGKRAVRPATVAGLPTLDELHAHIGDGGAWCITAEVKIPAGGDSWPLVPVAKLAVRSGPKPVLAWSELAAVHNCEVVDGVLHFTGGARRATFSGVTDVTTHPVKSTLSSLVVELRTGKGDK, from the coding sequence ATGGCCGGGAGGACGCAGACGGAGCTGGCGACCTCCGTGGGAGTGACGCGTGCTGCGGTTTCGGCCTGGATCACCGGGCGGGCGAGACCGCGCGACGAGACGATCAGGAAGATCGCGGAAGCTCTCGGTACGGATCTCGGCACGGTGCGTAATCGCACTACGGACACCCTCGTCGGTCGACCCGTTGCTTGGTATCACCGGCCCGCACCCCTCGACGGGGGTCGGGAGTTCGGCAACCCGGCGGCCTTCGCGTTCGAGGCCGATGTGTCGGCGTTGGCCCGCGAAGCCACCCAGAACAGCCTCGACGAACGCATCGTCGACGGCGGACGACCGGTGCGTGTCCGATACACGCTGGACGAGCTGACAGGGGAGACCCTGGCTCGATTCCGCCGGGCGATCCGCTGGGAGGAACTCGTCCCGCACTACGAGGCTGCGGCGTCGCAGGACCAGAAGGTGGGGCAGGCCATCTCCGCTGGTCTCCGCGACATGAACACGCGGGACCGACTGGTCCTTCTGCGGGTCGATGACTACAACGCGCATGGTCTGACCGGCGATGACTACGAAGATGGTCGTTTCGCGGCCGTCATGCGACGTCAGCTCGACAGTCACAAGTCGGGAAGGCACGCCGGTGGTTCGTACGGTCTGGGAAAGGCCACGCTCTGGGCGGCCAGCCGACTCGGCCTCGTGCTGGTCAACTCCACCCTGCACGAGCCGCACGAGGGGCGCACGGAGGGACGGCTCATCGGACGTCTCGATCTGCCGTGGCGTGAGGTCGACGGCAAGGCGTGGGCCGGGCCTGCCTGGTTCGGCAGGCCGGATCCCCACGTGGAAGGAGCCGACGTCGCCCGCTCCTGGTGGGCCGACGAGGGGATCGTCGAACAGCTGCGCCTCACGCGTGAGGGCGACGAACCCGGCACGTCGTTCCTGATCGTCGGTGCCCACGACGTCGCCAGCCTCATCGATGCCACGTCGTCCGAAGGTGACGGGGTGGCGGACGACGACAGTGTGCACCGCATGCATGGGCGGCTCGTCCAGGCTCTCGAGCGGAACTTCTGGGCCGCCATGACCTCCGGTGCGGGCCGTCGGCCACTCCTGGAGGCATCCGTGCGAACGCTGCGCAACGGGGCGGAGGTCATCGCGGAGGAGCGCGTGGACCCCAGGGCCTCACAACCTTCGCGCACCCGCGCACTGCAGGCCTTCCTGGACGGCACGACGGTGGAACGCCTGACGGAGAAGGGGGCGGGCCAAGTGGTCATGACCACCGTGCCGTTGAGCGTGCCCGGCCGGGAGGAGCGGAGGAGCGGAGGGGAGCACCGGGCAGTGCTCCTCGTGACGGAGGCCGAAGACGACGACGGGGTGCTGAACACCCTGACGACGATGAGGGGCAACCGCATGACGGTCAGGATGAAACCGGTCCCGAACCTGCCCATCGGTACCGACCCCTTCCAGGCTGTGCTGCTTGCCGGACACGCCGCCGGTGACGGGGCGCCCTTCGCCGACGAGGCCGAGACCTTCCTGCGCGCGTCAGAGCCGCCCGAGCACGACAAGTGGGGGCAGACGGACGAACTGCGGACGCGTTACTCGCCCTCCGCGTACCGACGGATCGGGTCCCTGGTCCAGGAGACCCACAAGGCCGTGCGCGAACTCGTGGCGGCGCCCAAGGAGAAGCGACGCACGAGCGCCGAACGGATCCGCAAGCGACTGGCGGTCGGCGGCAAGCGTGCGGTGCGGCCCGCGACGGTCGCCGGTCTGCCGACGCTGGACGAGTTGCACGCCCACATCGGCGATGGCGGCGCCTGGTGCATCACCGCCGAGGTGAAGATCCCGGCGGGCGGTGACTCCTGGCCCCTGGTTCCGGTTGCCAAGTTGGCCGTGCGGTCGGGGCCGAAGCCGGTACTGGCGTGGTCGGAACTCGCAGCGGTGCACAACTGTGAAGTGGTGGACGGGGTACTGCACTTCACCGGCGGAGCGCGGAGAGCGACCTTCAGCGGCGTCACCGATGTGACGACCCACCCGGTCAAGAGCACGCTCAGCAGCCTTGTCGTCGAGCTGCGAACGGGCAAGGGGGACAAGTGA
- a CDS encoding DNA cytosine methyltransferase, with protein MDLFAGPGGLDIAATVMGVESIGVEWDDPTRTTRAAARLRTTEEKDVANLGPCDAEVEDANVLTGGPPCQSFSVAGNREGHKALEDVKRLATRLSGHETVASFEAAWKEVKAETDAMSDERTGLVLQPLRWIMEAKLKRGRPYDVILLEQVPTVLPVWKHYVHILRDAGYAADAHVLHSEDFGVPQTRRRAVLIARYAPESSTKTVEFPRPTHQRYRPGAERLPERKEPEQDQQAALFARPEADDPIERWTAMQDVLLDRPADFVVVSNYGSGGDPKKRGRRTSEEPSATVTGKIRRNRVYLLKETKSGSKEMGEELDRLDFKEAGLLQSFPAAYPWRSTDVAQQIGNAIPPRLSLHILSCALGFGRPDRDLLDRLREWRPPADDDSAGSD; from the coding sequence GTGGATCTGTTTGCCGGCCCCGGCGGCCTCGACATCGCCGCCACGGTCATGGGAGTGGAGTCCATCGGGGTGGAGTGGGACGACCCGACACGCACCACCCGTGCAGCGGCCCGCCTGCGGACCACGGAGGAGAAGGACGTCGCGAACCTCGGCCCCTGCGATGCGGAGGTCGAGGATGCGAACGTGCTCACGGGGGGGCCCCCGTGCCAGTCCTTCTCGGTCGCGGGAAACCGCGAGGGACACAAAGCGCTGGAGGACGTCAAGCGGCTGGCCACGCGTCTGAGTGGGCACGAGACCGTGGCCTCCTTCGAAGCTGCCTGGAAAGAGGTCAAGGCCGAGACCGACGCCATGTCGGACGAACGCACAGGTCTCGTGCTCCAGCCACTCCGTTGGATCATGGAAGCCAAGCTCAAGCGCGGTAGACCGTACGACGTCATCCTCCTGGAACAGGTGCCGACGGTTCTGCCCGTGTGGAAGCACTACGTCCACATCCTCCGGGACGCCGGCTATGCCGCTGACGCCCACGTCCTCCACTCCGAGGACTTCGGCGTCCCTCAGACCCGCCGTCGCGCCGTACTGATCGCCCGGTACGCGCCGGAGAGCAGCACCAAGACCGTGGAGTTCCCCCGACCGACCCATCAGCGGTACCGTCCGGGGGCCGAGCGTCTTCCCGAGCGGAAGGAGCCCGAGCAGGACCAGCAGGCAGCCCTGTTCGCGCGCCCCGAGGCTGACGATCCCATCGAGCGCTGGACGGCGATGCAGGACGTCCTGCTCGACCGCCCCGCCGACTTCGTCGTGGTCTCCAACTACGGCTCCGGCGGTGACCCCAAGAAGCGCGGCCGGCGTACGTCCGAGGAACCCTCGGCCACTGTCACCGGCAAGATCCGGCGTAACCGCGTCTACCTTCTGAAGGAGACGAAGTCCGGCTCGAAGGAGATGGGGGAGGAGCTCGACCGACTGGATTTCAAGGAAGCGGGCCTTCTTCAGTCCTTCCCCGCCGCATATCCCTGGCGATCGACGGATGTGGCCCAGCAGATCGGCAATGCCATTCCGCCGCGTCTTTCTCTGCACATCCTGAGCTGTGCGCTCGGGTTCGGGCGACCGGACCGTGACCTGCTCGACAGGCTGAGGGAGTGGCGGCCCCCGGCTGACGACGACTCCGCCGGGAGCGACTGA
- a CDS encoding DUF6339 family protein, with product MIHKPAYVPERLALLSDLNAAQYITDGLLNGKEGVPAIALDKVVEPLPHEGARTASGPLRELVEDAMHEYEGGKPTQADAWLAPRLHATLRLSRREAADRRLWNHLALGIAPDYVVWRHGKRSKVAAGRFRGPADTQAFARLWWMAELFRNGPDYRPVVTACGVQDVPNTLLRLDVIDHRPTALAMVRLMETGAVTTGREVNALGKAVNASAATLMYDVIAPDVERDGLPGQEWIEASESAGPVPRRMLPEGPNEERAPGSSVELLADHFAELFADAPVRGRVADEDGED from the coding sequence ATGATCCACAAACCGGCCTATGTTCCTGAGCGTTTGGCGCTGCTCTCCGATCTCAATGCGGCGCAGTACATCACGGACGGGCTGCTCAACGGGAAGGAGGGCGTCCCTGCCATAGCGCTCGACAAGGTCGTGGAACCCTTGCCCCACGAGGGAGCTCGCACCGCGTCGGGACCGTTGAGGGAGCTCGTCGAAGACGCGATGCACGAGTACGAGGGCGGGAAGCCGACCCAGGCGGACGCCTGGCTCGCTCCTCGGCTGCACGCCACACTGCGGCTGAGCCGCAGGGAAGCCGCCGACCGAAGACTGTGGAACCACCTTGCTCTGGGAATCGCCCCGGACTACGTCGTCTGGCGGCATGGTAAACGCTCGAAGGTGGCGGCCGGTCGGTTCCGTGGGCCCGCGGACACACAAGCCTTCGCTCGACTCTGGTGGATGGCGGAGCTCTTCCGGAACGGCCCTGACTATCGGCCCGTCGTCACGGCCTGTGGTGTTCAGGACGTGCCCAACACCCTCCTCCGCCTCGATGTCATCGACCACCGACCCACGGCGCTGGCCATGGTGCGGCTGATGGAGACGGGTGCGGTGACGACGGGCCGTGAAGTGAACGCCTTGGGGAAGGCGGTCAACGCCTCCGCGGCCACCCTGATGTACGACGTCATCGCTCCGGACGTCGAGCGTGACGGACTTCCGGGACAGGAGTGGATCGAGGCATCCGAGTCGGCCGGGCCGGTGCCCCGCAGGATGCTCCCGGAGGGACCGAACGAGGAGCGGGCCCCCGGCAGCTCGGTGGAGTTGCTGGCCGACCACTTCGCGGAGCTGTTCGCCGATGCGCCGGTGCGCGGCCGAGTGGCGGACGAGGACGGTGAAGACTGA